A segment of the Cohnella algarum genome:
CCGCGGAAACGGCGCGTCGATGTCGATGACCTGCGAGATTTTGCCCGGACGGGGCGTCATGACGATTACCCTCGTCGAGAGGTAGACCGCCTCGAACACGTTATGCGTAATAAACAGCACCGACATGCGATCGCTCTGCCGCCAAATGCGGAGCAACTCGTTCTGGAGCGTCTGGCGTGTAATTTCGTCGAGCGCTCCGAACGGCTCGTCCATCAATAACAGGCGCGGCCGGGCGACGAGGGCTCTGGCAATGGAAACCCTCATCTTCATGCCGCCCGACAGGTGACCCGGGAGGGCTCTGACATAATCCTTCAACCCTACCAGCTCAAGCACACGCACGGAGTACTCCGTCCGCTCCCTGCGGGAGACGCCCCGAAGCTTGAGCGGCATCGCCACATTGTCGACCAGCGTCGCCCAAGGCAGCAGGGAATGCTCCTGGAACACAAAGGCCACCTCGTTTTTTTTCCGAGCTTCCCGCGGGTCCGTGCCCAGGACGGACAATTGTCCCGAAGTTTGGCCAGTCAAGCCTGCGATCATATTGAAAATCGTTGATTTGCCGCAGCCGGAAGGACCGACAAAGCTCAGGAATTCTCCCTCCTTGGCATGCAGGGATGCGTTCTGGATCGCGACGTTTCCGCCCGGATACACTTTTCCTACATCGTCAAGCTCTACCAGCAGACCGCTGTTTGTCATCTTAAGCTCCTCCTTGTCGGACGCGATCGGTTAAACGGCTTCAAACCCGCGGTAATCGCCGGACAGCATCGCTTTCAACATCCGGAAAAACAGGTCGAAATCCGCTTCGAGACACACCTCGACGTTCGGTTCCCCGCCCTTCCAGAACGGATTCGGCTCCGGATGGGGACGCGTGTCGATCGCATAGTAGCCGCGATTTTGTCCGCTCTGGCACTCCACCTCCGCGTAATAGCGAGCCGACTTCGTCATCACTTCGTTGACTAGGCAAATGGCGGTTGTGATCGAGTCCGGGTGGGTAATGCCGTCGATTCCGCCCAGTTCCCGGTTGAACCGGAGGGCGGAGCGGTTGATCTGCTGGTAAAAACGGGCGAGCGGCGTATCGATCGCTTGCAGCTCCCGCAGATGCTCTCCGCCGGCAACGCTGTGTATGCATGTGATGTCCCAGCCGACCGTCGTCGCCGCAAAGCCCGCCTGCAGAACCATTTGCGCAGCTTCGGGGTCGGCGTAAAAGTTAAACTCCGCGGAGGGCGTAATATTCCCCTGAAAATGCCGGGCGCCTCCCATAATCCACAAGTGCTTCACTTTGCCGGCGATCGAAGGGTCGAGCATATAGGCAACCGCAAGGTTGGTTAACGGCCCATGGGCGATGATTTCCAATTCCCCCGGATAGCGGTTGACTATTTCGACGATCGCTTGAGCCGCATGCCCGGACTGCGGCTTGATGCCCGGCGGGGGGAAATGGCTTTCGCCCATTCCATCCGACCCGTGGACGAACGATGCCGCAATACGGGGACGCAGCAAAGGACGGGCGCAGCCCTCATAAACGGGCACTTGCCGTTCTCCCGCCCACATTTCGACTGTCGTCAGAGCATTGCGAGTACACATGTCCACCGGTATGTTGCCGTGCACGGTAGTAATGCTTTCGAGCTTGGCGCCCGGCCAGCGCAAGGCGAACAACAAGGAAGTGACATCGTCTCCCGCCGTGTCCGTGTCGATCAGCAATCGTTTCATCTTGGAAGTCAGCTCCTGTCAATATAAATGGCGGCGCAAAATGCCGAAATCGATGAGGCCCGGGCAGTAAAGTTCGCTCGAAGCGAACAGGGGAACGTCGGATTGGGCATAGCCGATGTTCTCGAACGAAAGCAGGGGCGTGCCTTCCGGCAATCCGAGCAGACTGGACAGCTCGCCGTCCGCGCTCTTGGCGACAAGGCTGGCGACTCCGTAGGCAACCGGGCCGAGGCCGTACTCCGTCAAAAAGCGGAACGTATCGACTGATTTCAGCTTGGAAATGTCGCCTTCCCCCGGAAGGATGGACAGCGGCACAATGTCGCGGCATAAGATGGCCGGCTTGCCGTCCGCCGTAAACAGCTTGCGAACCGTTACCGACGCTTCTCCCGGCTTCGCGTTCAACGTTCGGGCAAGGTCGGGCGGCAGCGGGCCCTTTTCCAGCTCCAGCACCTCGATGTCCGCCGCGAACCCGGAATTCTCGATCAACGATTTGAATTCCACCCAGGCATCAAGCCGGGCGTGAATACGGGCCGCGACAGGATTGACGAACGTTCCGAGCCCATGACGGCGATGGATCAGCCCTCCCGCTTCGAGATCGCCCAAGGCTGCCCTCACCGTCGCGCGGCTGACGCCGAGCATGCCGGCGATCCGGCCCTCGGAGGGCAATCTTCCACCGTCTTCGAACCGCTCCTCCCGGATGATGGCAATGATCGATCTTCGCGTCTCGGCTACTCTGGAAGGGGCCGTATGGTTTTTCATCTTTGTCTCCTTCGGCGTTTTCGCGAATGTCGGACGTCTGACATCCGACATCCTTCGAAAAACGGAATTACAAGCGCGAACTCGGAAAAACAAACTCTTTCGGCACGAAAGCTTCCCTTCTGGCAAGCAGTTCTTCGACCGCTTGTTGGGCGTCCGCCATAATCGCCTCCACATTGCCGGTGAGCAGGCGCTTTCCCTCGACGAGCAGCTTGCCGTCCACCATGACCGTGTCCACGTCCTGGCCGCTTGCGGAGTAAACCAGATTGCTGACGATATTGTCGTACTTGCCGGTCAGAAACGGGGCCAAATGCGGCTTTTTGAAGTCGACGACGATGATGTCCGCCTTTTTGCCGATTTCCAGCGACCCGATCTCCCTGTCCAGCCCCAATGCCTTCGCTCCGCCCATCGTGGCCATCCGCAGCACCTCCCCGGCCTTCATCACTCGGGCGTCCAGGCGGCTGACCTTTTGCAGCAAGGGAACAAACTTCATTTCCTCCAGCATGTCCAGGTTGTTGTTTTCCTTGACGCCGTCGGTGCCGATGCCTACGTTGATGCCGCGCTCGAGCATGGCCGCGACAGGCGAAATGCCGGAAGCGAGCTTCAGATTGCTTACGGGGCAATGCGCCACGGACGTGCCCGTTTTTTGCAAAAGATCGAGCTCGGCTTCCTCCATCCAGACGCAGTGCGCAAGCACGGTGCGCGGTCCGAGAATGCCTCTGCGATGAAACAGTTCGACCGGCCAAACGCCGAACTTGTCGTGCAGATCCCGCGCCATCCGCTTTGATTCTTCTCCGTGGGTATGGATGCCGACGCCGTACTTTTCGGCCAGCTTTGCCGCTTGCTTATATGCGTCTTCGGTGCAATAGGCCAGGTGCTCCAGTCCGATCCAGACATGCACGCGCCCGTCCGCCGTTTCGTGCCGCTCTTCGATCAGTCGGACGTTTTTGTCCATCGATTCAAAGTAGAGGTAGGGGGATTGTCGGCCACGTAGGGAGACAGTACCGCCCGCATGCCGAGCGTCTCCGCGGCGTCCGCGCTCCGGTGCATGTACCGGTACATATCCAGCACCGTCGTCGTTCCGGCAAGGAGCGATTCCGCGTAACACAACATGGAGGCGGCGTGCGCTTCCGGCTCCGTCAGCGCCCGATGCTTCGGGTCGACGTGCTTGGCCAGCCATTCGAATACCGGCATGTCCTCCGCCGTTCCCCGGATCAGCCCGGAGTGCAGGTGCAGATTAACGAGACCCGGAAGAACAGCCTTGCCTGCGGCGTCGATAACGTCCGCTCCCGCGTATTTGACTGAAAGCTCTGCCGAAGGACCGATATCCGCAATGCGTCCGCCGCTTACCAGAACCGCGCCGTCATGCCAGATATCGTTCGTGGAGTTTACGGTAAGCACGGTTCCTCCCGTAATCAAATAGTCTTTTTTCATGCTTGCACCTCTTTAGTTTTGGGGTAAAAATTCCGTCGTATAGGCCTTGCTCACGTCCAGAGACGTATCGATCAGCCCGGCTTCCGCCATTTGGTCTTTCAGCGTGCTCCAGCGTTCGTCGCTCATGTACAAGACGCCATGCTCCGCCGCGTCGCCCCCGTAAATATAATCCCGTGAAGCTTCGGCGCTGTAGTCGAACATCTCGATCGGCGACTCCTCGTTGAAGGTCCGGATGTACTCGTTCATTTCCTTGTAATTGTCCTTGTAGTAATCCCAGCCTTTTTTCGACGCCTCCACGAAGGCTTTGACGATCTCCGGATTTTCCGAGATATATTGCTCCGACGTCACAAGCAGCATCGAGTACGGATTAAAGCCGGATAAATCGGATATCGGAACGGCTTCGAATTCGAACCCCGACGATAGCAGGCTGTAGCCCTCGCTTGTAACAAAGCCCTGGTTCGCCGAACCTTTATCGGTCATAAATGTCGCCATCGAGCCGGTATAAGCGATTTCCTTCACGTCCCGGGGGGCGAATTTTTTCTTGATATACTCCCAGTACCCGATGCCCGGCGTCAGGTAGATTGTCCGGCCGTTCAAATCCTCGGGATCGGCGATCGAATCGCCTTTATGGCTGAAGAACACCATCGGGCTTTTTTGGAAAATTGATGCCACCGCCACGATGGGCAGCCCCTCCTGTCTGGCGAGAAGAACCTGGTCCGCGCTTGCCATCGCAAATTGGTACTTGCCCGAGGCCACCAACTGGACGCCGGAAATTTGCGGGCCTCCGGGATCCAGCGTCATATCCAGTCCCGCTTCCTTGTAATAGTTCATTTTCATGGCGGCGTACTGTCCCCCGTGCTCCGCTTCCGCATACCAGTTCGTCACCTGCGCGACCTTCGTCAATTCCGACGGAATTTCGCTTGGGGCGGCCGGCGATTCCGCTTCTCCCGAAGCGCTCGACGAAGCCTGCGAGACTCCTCCGCTTCGGTTCCCTCCGCAGGCAGTCAAAGCGCCGACAAGCACAAGCGAAATCATGCAAATAAAAAGCCTGTTTCCCACTCTGCTCACTCCTCTTTTCCATTATCTCGAAATCGATCCTGAACTTCGGATTATTCGGGAACGATTATGTAAGTATTCATAACATATAAACCACGCAAATGTAACGGAAAATAAAATAATTAGAATTAAGCACAAAAAAGCGAAACTAAAATCAGAAACGCTAACAATAATTCAACCTATTTTCAGCATTTAATGTTATTTTTACCTATATATTTCTAGTATTTGGTTGTTAATTTTACATAACATGTTCATTATGAAACCAATTCCCCCAATGTTATGTAAACAAAATGTGAGTTTATTTCCGCCGCAAATATCGTTAGGCCAATTCGCCCGACCTAATGAAAATTCCTCCTTTCGCCCGCATTCTTCCTTCTGATTCCCTCCTCAAATTAAGTATAAAAGTGCAAAAAAAACTACGACAGCATAATCAACTAACAGGATTTTCCTGGAGGATGTCGAATACATAAGGGACACAAAATAAGTTGGAGTGTGCCCTTATGCTTTCGAAAAATCGCCTCGGCGCCGCGCCGAAAATCAATTTCCGACCCGAGTTGACTAACTGCCCGCATTGCGGGGTCAAGCTTAAGCGATCCCATACCGCCTGGAACAAAAAAATCACTACACTAACTGGTGTTATTCATGCCTGGAGCATGGCCTACATGTGTCCTAATGCAAGCTGCGTTCACACAGGCGTAGCCTATAAATCAGCGGAAGCCGAAATGCTGAGCATGAAGTATTCTTCTTATGGCTACGATGTGCTCGGCCTCGTTGGGGAGTTGCGTTTTAAGCAGCACCGCACGTGTAAAGAGATTGCAGAGTTGCTAAACGAGCGCGGGATTGTAGCTAGTGAGCGATATGCGCAAACACTCTATGAACGCTATCAAACCCTGCTGGCGGCCAGTCTTGACGAGCATGTAAGACAAAGCTTGGCGGAAACCACGGCACAAAATGGCGGCATCATTCTCTCCATGGACGGCGTCCAGCCGGAAAAAGGAAATGAGATGCTCTATGTCATTCGAGAGGTGTTCAGTGGCACAGTTTTGGCGGCTCAGAACATGAAAAGCGGAGCCGCTGGCGAATTACGCAGCCTCATCGAGCCAATTATTGAGTTGGGCTTCCCCGTCGTCGGAATCGTCAGTGACGGACAAGTTTCCATTCGTCAGGCATTCGAAACGCTTCTGCCGGATGTGCCGTATCAGTACTGCCAGTACCACTACCTTAAAGATATTGCCAAACCTGTTGTAGATGCGGATCGCAAACTCAAGATGGAGCTAAAGAAGAGCATGCGCGGCTTGCGGGAAGTCGAAAGGAAGATCGAGCAAGTTGAGAAGAATGCCGTGGAAGCTGCTCAAGCAAACGAAGGCGTAGCCACAGACACTTCATGTGTTAGGGCGGAAACCATTGCAAGCGAAGCGCAGGTTGCAAAAGGTTATGTCGCTGCGGTTCGCGCTCTGCTTCTGGAGGACGGGGAACCGCCGCTCAAATTGCCCGGGATGCTTATTTATGAACGAGCTCAAGCCATACAGGCGTCGCTTGCGCGGTGCTTGACTAAAAAAAGAGCCTCATCTCCTCCAAGGTCTGGTCAGAATTTTCAGCAAACTTGATGAGCAGGCCACCAGATATGCGTCTGTCGTTCGCTGGGCTACACCGCTAGCCCATATCGCGGCTACCTTGGCGCCAGACGAAGACAAGACGAGCGAAACGGTTGAGTGGGAAATGACCCAATTGCTCGGGTGGCTGAAACAGACTTACATCGATGAACAGGATGCCCCTATGGTGACCACTGTACTGAACTACTCTCGCGGCTTCTGGAAGGGACTGTTCACTAGTTACGATCACTACCACATCCCTCGTACGAACAACGATCTGGAACAGTTTTTCCGCCGAATGAAGGCTGTTCATCGCCGAATTACTGGGCTACGCAATTGGAACAGCTACATTGTGCGTAATGGAGAAATGATTGTACTTGTAGACGATGCACTTCGACAAAAACACATCATCGCCCGTTTAAGAACGGTGGGCTATGAAAAATATGCAACGCGCAAAGCACGATGGGACCGGCGGCTATCCGAAAGCGTTCAGCGTAGAAGATTTAACCGCCAGCCCATCGCTTTTCTAGAGAAACTGGAGGCACAATGGGATCAAATTATGTGAGTTAGTTAATTGTGCCGTCGTAGAAAAAAAAACGCGCCTTTGCAGGTGCGTCGATAATAGACCGCTTTTGGCTTGCACGACCGTTTTGCTTTGACCGCCGTAATTCGCCAACTCGCATTCAAGCTTTCGTTTCCGATTGGTCCACTTCGAGCAGATCGAGCAAAAACATGAAAATCGGAATGCCGATGATCAGTCCCCAAATGCCCATATAATGCTGGGAGAATATGAGGATGATGAACGTGTAGAACATCGGAAGCTTCGTTTTGTGGGCGTAGAGCCTGGGGTTAAGAAAGTACGTTTCCACCGCGTGGATGGCCAAAATCATGACGACGGTCCACAGCACCAGCGAAAAGCCGCCGACCTGGTAACCGATGATGCCGATCGGGATGAAGGAAATGACGACTCCGGCGACCGGAATGAGGCTGAGCAGAAACACCATGATCGTCAGCGCGAACAAATAAGGGAATCCCATAATCCATAAGCCGATCATCGTAAACGCGGTGTTGAAAACGGCGATGAGGAGCTGCACTTCGATCACTTTGCCGAAGGACGAGGTGAACTTCCGGCTGAAATATTCGAATTCGCTGTACACCCAGCTGATTTTGCTCGTGCGGAACTTTTCCGTAAATTTGACGATCTTGCCCCGCTGCAGCAAATAAAAAAAGCTTAAAATCAGGACGATCAGAATGATTTCCAGCCACTTGCCGAGCTTCCCGATGTAGTGGATGGCGCTTCCAAAGTATGCCTGATAGTCCACGTCTCCCTTTTCCAGGGCGTCGATCATCTTCTGAACGATCTCGTTGCTGTTCGGCGTCGTCAAAAACCGTTCGATGCTCAGAATCAAATCGCTGACCTGGCTGATGATTTTCGGGACGTAATTCGTGATTCCGTAGACAAGCCCTCCGGCGATCAGCACGTACAGCAGGACGACGACCACGGTGGACGATACCGGAAAGAAGCGGTTGAGGCCTTTCGTAACCAGGCTTTGCAAACGGCCCATGACGAACGTCACGAGGAACAGAAGCAGGAGCAGGTTAAGCATATGGCGAAGACTGAACAGCAGCAACACGACAAGCAAAAGAAATAAAATCCTTCGAACCCCGGTCTGGGCAAAAAACGTTCGCAGCGCTTCCATCGACTTCCCTCGTTTACATTCGTCTAAATCCTTTTTACGGGTAAAAGGATCCGGCGTTTCACTTTCGTTCACGCATTTCCTCCGTTCTCATTTTAGAGTACCCCTTTTCGATAAGCGAGGCAAGCTGAGAGGCCGCCTTTCTTTCGTTAATCGTGAATCCGCAGTTTCGCGGTTTCGTTGACTGTGGTTACGCCCTTCCCTTTGCGGCCTCCCGTTCGCGGCCGAATGTGCTACAATGGGGCCGTTCTTAAGCATCGACAGCCTGCTTGAATCCGGGTTGCAAGCGGTACCATACAACAGCTTATGCCGACAATCCGGCTCAATTTAACTTCATGTTGAACAGGGAAGGTAGGATGAAAAATGGAACAGGTCCGTTTCGGCATCATCGGAATGGGGAATATGGGAAGCGGCCATGCCGCAAGCCTGATGGCGGGGAAAATCAAGGGAGTCGCGCTCGCGGCGGTTTGCGAAGCCAGCGAGGCCCGCAGGCAGTCGATTCGCGAAACCTGGCCCGAGCTTGCCGTCTTCGAAACGTCCCGGCAGCTGTTCGAATCCGGCTTGGTCGACGCCGTTCTGATCGCGACGCCCCACTTCGATCACCCGACGAACGCCATCGCCGCTTTCGACCATGGGCTGCACGTATTGATCGAAAAGCCGGCGGGCGTTTCCGTGGCGCGCGTGCGTCCGATGAACGAAGCGGCCGCGGCGAGCGGCAAAACGTTCGGCATTATGTACAATCAGCGCATGAACCCCCTTTACGCCAAAGTCCGCGATCTGGTCGTCTCGGGCGAGCTCGGCGAAATCCGCCGCACGAACTGGATCATTACGAACTGGTACCGCCCGCAAGCTTATTACGATTCGGGCACCTGGCGCGCGACGTGGGCCGGCGAAGGCGGCGGCGTCCTGCTTAACCAATGTCCGCACCAGCTGGACCTGTGGCAATGGACGACCGGCCTGATGCCTGCCCGGGTCCGAGCGTTCTGCCATTTCGGCAAGTACCGGAATATCGAGGTGGAAGACGAAGTCACCGCCTATGTGGAATATGCCAACGGAGCGACCGGCGTGTTCATCACGACGACCGGCGAAACGCCGGGAACGAACCGCTACGAGGTGATCGGAGACCGCGGAAAGCTGGTCATCGAAGACGGGAAATTGCACTATTGGCGGCTGCGCGAGTCCGAGCCGGAATTCAACGCGCGAAATACCGTTTCTTTTGCGGCGCCCGAAGTCTGGCGGGTCGACGTCGGCGATTTCGGGCCGAGCCCCGAGCACGTCGGCCTGATGCAAAACTTCGCCGATGCGATCCTGCGCGGAACGCCGCTTGTCGCCCCGGGCGAGGAAGGCATGCTGGGCCTTTCCATTTCCAACGCGATGCATTTGTCTTCCTGGCAAGACCGCTGGGTGGAGCTGCCGCTGGACGAAAACGAATTCGAACGCCAGCTCCAGGCCCGAATCGACAATTCCGTTTATAAACGCGACGGCGTCGCCGCCGGCAAATAAAAGCGGCCGCCTCGTCCGAAACACGAAAGGAGTTCATTCCATGACCGGCAACAATCGCAGCAACGCCCTGTTCGGCAGCAGCAACGGCCAAACGTACGCGCCCTCCGCCGAAAAGCCCGAGAAGGTTTGCGGCCCCGGGGAATTCGCGATCGCCGCCGTCGCGCTCGATCACGGCCATATTTACGGCCAATGCCAGGGCCTCGTCGAAGCGGGAGCGACGATCAAATGGGTTTACGATCCCGACCCGGCGAAGGTCGAAGCGTTCCGAAAGGTATTCCCCGGCGCGCAGGCGGCCCCCTCCGAAGAGACGGTTTTTGCGGACGACGAGGTCCGTCTCGTGGCGGCGGCCGCGATCCCGAGCGATCGGGGGCCGCTCGGCGTTCGCGCGATGAGGGCGGGGAAGCATTATTTTACCGACAAGGCGCCGTTCACGGATCTCGCCCAGCTGGAGGAGGCCCGCCGGGCGGCTGCGGAAACCGGCAACAAATACATGGTGTACTACAGCGAACGGCTGCACGTGGAAAGCGCCGTGTACGCGGGCAAGCTCGTCCGCGACGGCGCGATCGGCCGCGTCGTCCAGGTGTTGGGCACCGGACCGCACCGGCTGGGTACCGGAAGGCCGGACTGGTTTTTCCAAAAAAGCCGGTACGGGGCATTCTGTGCGACATCGGCAGCCATCAGATCGAGCAGTTTTTGTTTTTTGCCGGGTGCAAGGACGCGCGCGTGCTGCACAGCAAAGTCGCCAACTACCGCAACCCGGGCCATCCCGAGCTTGAGGATTTCGGCGATGCGACGCTTGTCGGGGACAACGGGGCGACGAACTATTTCCGCGTCGACTGGCTGACGCCGGACGGACTCGGCACCTGGGGTGACGGCCGGACGTTTATTCTCGGCACCGACGGGTATATCGAGCTGCGCAAGTACATCGACATCGCCCGTTCCGGCAGCGGCAACCACGTCTATCTGGTCAACCACGAAGGAGAGGCGCATTTCGACGTGTCGGG
Coding sequences within it:
- a CDS encoding ABC transporter ATP-binding protein, which encodes MTNSGLLVELDDVGKVYPGGNVAIQNASLHAKEGEFLSFVGPSGCGKSTIFNMIAGLTGQTSGQLSVLGTDPREARKKNEVAFVFQEHSLLPWATLVDNVAMPLKLRGVSRRERTEYSVRVLELVGLKDYVRALPGHLSGGMKMRVSIARALVARPRLLLMDEPFGALDEITRQTLQNELLRIWRQSDRMSVLFITHNVFEAVYLSTRVIVMTPRPGKISQVIDIDAPFPREEAFRTTPEFGEYVRRVSEALQH
- a CDS encoding nucleoside hydrolase, whose protein sequence is MKRLLIDTDTAGDDVTSLLFALRWPGAKLESITTVHGNIPVDMCTRNALTTVEMWAGERQVPVYEGCARPLLRPRIAASFVHGSDGMGESHFPPPGIKPQSGHAAQAIVEIVNRYPGELEIIAHGPLTNLAVAYMLDPSIAGKVKHLWIMGGARHFQGNITPSAEFNFYADPEAAQMVLQAGFAATTVGWDITCIHSVAGGEHLRELQAIDTPLARFYQQINRSALRFNRELGGIDGITHPDSITTAICLVNEVMTKSARYYAEVECQSGQNRGYYAIDTRPHPEPNPFWKGGEPNVEVCLEADFDLFFRMLKAMLSGDYRGFEAV
- a CDS encoding GntR family transcriptional regulator yields the protein MKNHTAPSRVAETRRSIIAIIREERFEDGGRLPSEGRIAGMLGVSRATVRAALGDLEAGGLIHRRHGLGTFVNPVAARIHARLDAWVEFKSLIENSGFAADIEVLELEKGPLPPDLARTLNAKPGEASVTVRKLFTADGKPAILCRDIVPLSILPGEGDISKLKSVDTFRFLTEYGLGPVAYGVASLVAKSADGELSSLLGLPEGTPLLSFENIGYAQSDVPLFASSELYCPGLIDFGILRRHLY
- a CDS encoding amidohydrolase family protein yields the protein MDKNVRLIEERHETADGRVHVWIGLEHLAYCTEDAYKQAAKLAEKYGVGIHTHGEESKRMARDLHDKFGVWPVELFHRRGILGPRTVLAHCVWMEEAELDLLQKTGTSVAHCPVSNLKLASGISPVAAMLERGINVGIGTDGVKENNNLDMLEEMKFVPLLQKVSRLDARVMKAGEVLRMATMGGAKALGLDREIGSLEIGKKADIIVVDFKKPHLAPFLTGKYDNIVSNLVYSASGQDVDTVMVDGKLLVEGKRLLTGNVEAIMADAQQAVEELLARREAFVPKEFVFPSSRL
- a CDS encoding amidohydrolase family protein; this translates as MKKDYLITGGTVLTVNSTNDIWHDGAVLVSGGRIADIGPSAELSVKYAGADVIDAAGKAVLPGLVNLHLHSGLIRGTAEDMPVFEWLAKHVDPKHRALTEPEAHAASMLCYAESLLAGTTTVLDMYRYMHRSADAAETLGMRAVLSPYVADNPPTSTLNRWTKTSD
- a CDS encoding ABC transporter substrate-binding protein, which codes for MGNRLFICMISLVLVGALTACGGNRSGGVSQASSSASGEAESPAAPSEIPSELTKVAQVTNWYAEAEHGGQYAAMKMNYYKEAGLDMTLDPGGPQISGVQLVASGKYQFAMASADQVLLARQEGLPIVAVASIFQKSPMVFFSHKGDSIADPEDLNGRTIYLTPGIGYWEYIKKKFAPRDVKEIAYTGSMATFMTDKGSANQGFVTSEGYSLLSSGFEFEAVPISDLSGFNPYSMLLVTSEQYISENPEIVKAFVEASKKGWDYYKDNYKEMNEYIRTFNEESPIEMFDYSAEASRDYIYGGDAAEHGVLYMSDERWSTLKDQMAEAGLIDTSLDVSKAYTTEFLPQN
- a CDS encoding transposase — encoded protein: MLSKNRLGAAPKINFRPELTNCPHCGVKLKRSHTAWNKKITTLTGVIHAWSMAYMCPNASCVHTGVAYKSAEAEMLSMKYSSYGYDVLGLVGELRFKQHRTCKEIAELLNERGIVASERYAQTLYERYQTLLAASLDEHVRQSLAETTAQNGGIILSMDGVQPEKGNEMLYVIREVFSGTVLAAQNMKSGAAGELRSLIEPIIELGFPVVGIVSDGQVSIRQAFETLLPDVPYQYCQYHYLKDIAKPVVDADRKLKMELKKSMRGLREVERKIEQVEKNAVEAAQANEGVATDTSCVRAETIASEAQVAKGYVAAVRALLLEDGEPPLKLPGMLIYERAQAIQASLARCLTKKRASSPPRSGQNFQQT
- a CDS encoding AI-2E family transporter, producing MEALRTFFAQTGVRRILFLLLVVLLLFSLRHMLNLLLLLFLVTFVMGRLQSLVTKGLNRFFPVSSTVVVVLLYVLIAGGLVYGITNYVPKIISQVSDLILSIERFLTTPNSNEIVQKMIDALEKGDVDYQAYFGSAIHYIGKLGKWLEIILIVLILSFFYLLQRGKIVKFTEKFRTSKISWVYSEFEYFSRKFTSSFGKVIEVQLLIAVFNTAFTMIGLWIMGFPYLFALTIMVFLLSLIPVAGVVISFIPIGIIGYQVGGFSLVLWTVVMILAIHAVETYFLNPRLYAHKTKLPMFYTFIILIFSQHYMGIWGLIIGIPIFMFLLDLLEVDQSETKA
- a CDS encoding Gfo/Idh/MocA family protein → MEQVRFGIIGMGNMGSGHAASLMAGKIKGVALAAVCEASEARRQSIRETWPELAVFETSRQLFESGLVDAVLIATPHFDHPTNAIAAFDHGLHVLIEKPAGVSVARVRPMNEAAAASGKTFGIMYNQRMNPLYAKVRDLVVSGELGEIRRTNWIITNWYRPQAYYDSGTWRATWAGEGGGVLLNQCPHQLDLWQWTTGLMPARVRAFCHFGKYRNIEVEDEVTAYVEYANGATGVFITTTGETPGTNRYEVIGDRGKLVIEDGKLHYWRLRESEPEFNARNTVSFAAPEVWRVDVGDFGPSPEHVGLMQNFADAILRGTPLVAPGEEGMLGLSISNAMHLSSWQDRWVELPLDENEFERQLQARIDNSVYKRDGVAAGK